The DNA sequence cggcccccatgggatatgaaaatttgccatgtggccctcaggtaatttgagtttgagacccctggattaGAGATTTGGTCCTGTTCTCACAGATGAAGGGAAGGCTCCTTAATACCAAAAAGGCAACACCAAAACACATTAGTAGCCTGCAGAGGGTGTAAAAATAGGTATAACTGGGAAAGGGGGGCTCCCGGTTCAGAgtgactctttttttttaattacttttacttTATAtgagctcattttttttttcaagttcaaTGTATGTGCTTAATTTATTAATGCTAATATTAGAGGTTTGCTTTCCAGATAACAAATATAAAACGTATGAAGACATTATTCGCATCTTAAGTATTTCAAGCAGACATTGGAGTGTGACCATTCTTGTCCCATGGATCTATACTGTTGTGTTCCTTTTGGCTCTTCCTCTCAATATCATGGCGGTCATCATGttcctggtgaagatgaaggtcaCAAAGCCGGCAGTGGTCTACATGCTTAACCTTGCCACTGCAGATGTCCTCCTCATTAGCATCCTGCCTTTTTATATTGTCTACCGGTTCTTGGGATCTAACTGGATATTTGGAGAAGGGATGTGTCGCTTTGTCATGGCAGCATTTTACTGTAACATGTACTGCTCCATCCTGCTCATGACAAGCATCAGCGTGGACCGTTTCCTGGCCGTAGTCTACCCGGTGCGGTCTCTCCCCTGGCGTACAGTGACCCGAGCCTGGCTGGTGTGTGGTGTCATCTGGGTCATCTCATTGGCCAGCACTGTGCCTCTTCTCATACAAAAGCAAACCATGACATTGTCTGTGCTAGATATCACAATGTGTTATGATAGTCAGCACTTTGGGGCTTATTATATTTTCTCTGTTTTTAATTCCTTACCATTATTCATTACAACGTTCTGTTACATCGGAATCATCCGCAGTCTCAGCAGATCAAAATTTGATCGCACACATAAGAGATCACGGGCTATCCGCCTAACCGCGGTTGTGCTGAGTCTATTTCTCCTTTGTTTTGGCCCCACCAATGTCATCTATTTTATTTACTACAAGCAGTTAATAAGGAATGAGGATTACTCTCTATATTGCACCTACATCATCTTTTCCAGTATCAGTAGTATAAACTGTTGCCTGGATCCTCTTATCTATTATTTTGCATCCTCCCAGTGTCAGAGATATGTCTACAGCTTGTTGCGCTGGAAGCAAGATTATTGCCCTCCAGTACACAAAGAGCAGTCACCCTTGAGGACTCAATTTGCTCAGTTCATCAAGAGTGGATGAGTTATTTTAACTCCTTCCCACCCAGCCCTGGCATCTCTTCAATTGGGTCTTTATGCCCAGGCCCAGGGGGTAGGAAGGAATTCCTGATCACTTGACCTTAATGTTAGTGTGCTATAGACCCTATGTTCAGTAACTATCTACATGGACCACCCTGCACACCTATGTCCCTTTGTGGTCCCTTGAATTAACTCTCATTTTAGTGAAGTAATAGGGAAGTCCCACAAAAAACCTTTCACATGAGGGCAGTATTCCTTGCACTTCTGTCTTATGAAAGGTAGCCACAGTGGCCAAAAAGAAATGGAAGCACAGAAAACACAAATCACTCATAGGAAGGTCCATCAGGGACTAATACATGGCCACCACTGCCTGAAGTTATGACCCGTAGATTATTATACATAAACACAACAGGGAGATAACATACTATTGTAAATTTAAATAGATTAAATATCATTTTATTATCTATAAAAAGTGCCTCCCCCAGAGTCCCTCACCCTCCATGGATGTCCATGGCTCCATGTTTTGGCGATTCCACTAACTCTAGAAGATAGCTGAGGCTTTTTGCATTCTTAACCGCTGGCCGACAAATGCACaaagatatacgtcggcacaatggcacggctgcgcaaatgggcttacctgtacgtccctttttaGACGCAGCATTGTCGGCGCGTGCGCGCTGTGTACTCCATGCCCATTcccacgggtcccgtggactcggtgtccgccgggggcccgcgattgtgtcacggagcagaagaacggggagatgcctttgtaaacaaggcatttccctgttctgcctagtgacaagacagagatctactgccccctgttatcgggagcagtgatcgctgtcatgtcctaggtagcccacccccccccacagttagaatcactccctaggacacacttaaccccttgcagatcgccgccattactaataaaaaaaaaaattataataaaaatgacatgaaactatcccctattttgtaggcgctataactttcacgcaaaccaatcaatataaggttattgcgatttttttttaccaaaaatatgtagaatacatataggcctaaactgaggaaaaaaatttgttttttatataatttttgggggatatttattatagcaaaaagtagaaaatattgcttttttttcaaaattgttgttctttttttgtttatagcgcaaaaaataaaaaacacagaggtgatcaaataccacaaataccaccaaaagaaagctctatttgtgggaaaaaaaaggatgtcaattttgtttgggtacaacgttgcacgactgcgcaatcgtcagctaaagcaacgcattctcaaaaagtgctctggtcaggaaagggataaattcttaaagtggttaaagatgattacaggtactctttaaatgGCTCAGCTCTCTTGTATATAATTGAATTACAtattcacaaatgtttttttttttttcatcactgtgCTTATAATAAAAGCAATTCTAAAGACTTGAATCAGATTTGTGATGAATTGGACGGCTGAAAATATAAAAGAACGTAATATGACCAACAAACTCGTTTTAGTCCACCTGGAAATCTTACACAGGGCTGTGTGTTAGGATAGTCATGGGGAAAAGCCCAACTGTAAAACAATAAACACTTCTGCTCAGTTTTCATTGctgtgccattggggagatttcacctcacttcctgtcccatcgaCAGCAGGACCACCATTGGGATTAGTAATTACACTGTAGTAGGTCGctaggaaaaccttttttttttttatatttgtgtttgtgGATAGCGAGTTGAAATATTAAAACCCCTATCAGGATTAAATTGTTATATAAGACTCCATATCTAACCATGATTCTAACCAAATAAAAGTAAAAcagtatatcatcgatatatctCAGCTGCACACCTACAATCTCCTAATCCAAACATAACGTACAAACATTGGTTGGTTGGACTTgttctgtcccattggggagatttcacctcacttcctgtcatagTTACAGCGATAGATAAGCATTGGGATGAGTAACAAGTATTTCTCTAGGTAAacctttatttttccttttggatagTGAGTTGAAATGTAAAAACCTCTATCTGAATTGAATTGATAATATCAAATAAGACTCCATATCACCCTGTGATTTTCAAATGTAAAACAGTATATCACAGGAAAAAAGTGTTCAGAGGAGATCCCAAAGTTACCGCATCCCATCAAATCtagcacagagaggctgctatgCCACCGCACATCTACtttaggcggtcggcaagcagttaaacaaggGGGGGAGGTgtctgtagtccaaatcaggagaacaGCCTAGAGTGACcgcactgctcctccatagacacaGTGCACTGAGTGACCATTGtgactctaggacaggaagtgtgttactggcagaatcatcagatgtaaaaaaaaaatagcctgaaaaaaagaaaaaccaatgcaaccaccacatctaaggaatgaTAACCTAAATAGAAATACATAGTGACTTATTAACCACCAGCAACTGTTGAAACAATGAAAACCCCTTTGTAATGTATAGTACTATACATTATAGAATAGTGAGGTgagtagtatgtaatgtacaacacattGTGTAGGGTGCAGGAGTCAGAAGTATGTAGGGTACAACATAACATATGGGGTGCAGGAGTCAGAAGTGTGTAGGGTACAACAtaacatatggggtgcaggggtTAGAAGTATGTAGGGTACAACATATggggtgcagaggtcaggactatgtaaggTACAACATAACATATGGGGTGCAGGGATCAGGACTATGTAAAGTACAACATAACATATGAGGAGCAGGGGTCAGGACTACAGTATGTAAGATACAACAtaacatatggggtgcaggggtcaTAAGTGTGTAGGGTACAACAtaacatatggggtgcaggggtTAGAAGTATGTAGTGTACAACATATAGGGTGCAGAGATCAGGACTATGTAAGGTACAACATAACATATGGGGTGCAGGGATCAGGACTATGTAAAGTACAACATAACATATGAGGAGCAAGAGTTAGGACTACAGTATGTAAGATACAACAtaacatatggggtgcaggggtcagaagtgtgtaaggtacaacataacatatggggtgcaggggtTAGAAGTATGTAGGGTACAACATATggggtgcagaggtcaggactatgtagggtacaacataacatatggggtgcaggggtcaggactatgtaaggtACAACATAACATAtgaggtgcaggggtcaggactacagTATGTAAGATACAACAtaacatatggggtgcaggggtcaggactacagtatgtaacatacaacacaacatatggggtgcaggggtcagaagtgtgtagggtacaacataacatatggggtgcaggggtTAGAAGTATGTAAGGGTACAACATATGAGGTGCAGAGGTCAGGACAATGTAGGGTACAACAtaacatatggggtgcaggggtcaggactatgtaaggtACAACATAACATAtgaggtgcaggggtcaggactacagCATGTAAGATACAACATAACATATGGGGTACAGGGTTCAGGACTACAGCATGTAAGATACAACAtaacatatggggtgcaggggtcaggactacagTATGTAAGATACAACAtaacatatggggtgcaggggtcaGAACTACAGTATGTAAGATACAACATAACATAatgggtgcaggggtcagaagtatgtagagTATAACATAACATATggggtgcagaggtcaggactacaGTATGTAAGATACAACATAAAATATGGGGTGCAGGAGTCAGGACTACAGTATGTAAGATACAACATAACATATGGGGTGCGGGGTCAGGACTACAGTATGTATGATACAACAtaacatatggggtgcaggggtcaggactacagCATGTAAGATACAACAtaacatatggggtgcaggggtcagaagtatgtagagTATAGCATAACATATAGGGTGCAAAGGTCAGGACTATGTAGGGTACAACAtaacatatggggtgcaggggtcaggactatgtaaggtacaacataacatatggggtgcaggggtcaggactacagTATGTAAGATACAACATAAAATAtggggtacaggggtcaggactaCAGTATGTAAGATACAACAtaacatatggggtgcaggggtcaggactacagTATGTAAGATACAACAtaacatatggggtgcaggggtcagaagtgtgtatggtacaacataacatatggggtgcaggggtTAGAAGTATGTAAGGGTACAACATATGaggtgcagaggtcaggactatgtagggtacaacataacatatggggtgcaggggtcaggactatgtaaggtACAACATAACATAtgaggtgcaggggtcaggactacagCATGTAAGATACAACATAACATATGGGGTACAGGGTTCAGGACTACAGCATGTAAGATACAACAtaacatatggggtgcaggggtcaggactacagTATGTAAGATACAACAtaacatatggggtgcaggggtcaGAACTACAGTATGTAAGATACAACATAACATAatgggtgcaggggtcagaagtatgtagagTATAACATAACATATggggtgcagaggtcaggactacaGTATGTAAGATACAACATAAAATATGGGGTGCAGGAGTCAGGACTACAGTATGTAAGATACAACAtaacatatggggtgcaggggtcaggactacagTATGTATGATACAACAtaacatatggggtgcaggggtcaggactacagCATGTAAGATACAACAtaacatatggggtgcaggggtcagaagtatgtagagTATAGCATAACATATAGGGTGTAAAGGTCAGGACTATGTAGGGTACAACAtaacatatggggtgcaggggtcaggactatgtaaggtacaacataacatatggggtgcaggggtcaggactacagTATGTAAGATACAACATAAAATATGGGGCGCAGGGGTCAGGACTACAGTATGTAAGATACAACATAACATAtggggtacaggggtcaggactaCAGTATGTAAGATACAACAtaacatatggggtgcaggggtcaggactacagTATGTAAGATACAACAtaacatatggggtgcaggggtcagaagtgtgtagggtacaacataacatatggggtgcaggggtTAGAAGTATGTAAGGGTACAACATATGaggtgcagaggtcaggactatgtaGGGTACAACATAACATATGGGGTGCAGGGATCAGGACTATGTAAGGTACAACATAACATAtgaggtgcaggggtcaggactacagCATGTAAGATACAACATAACATATGGGGTACAGGGTTCAGGACTACAGCATGTAAGATACAACAtaacatatggggtgcaggggtcaggactacagTATGTAAGATACAACAtaacatatggggtgcaggggtcaGAACTACAGTATGTAAGATACAACATAACATAatgggtgcaggggtcagaagtatgtagagTATAACATAACATATggggtgcagaggtcaggactacaGTATGTAAGATACAACATAAAATATGGGGTGCAGGAGTCAGGACTACAGTATGTAAGATACAACAtaacatatggggtgcaggggtcaggactacagTATGTATGATACAACAtaacatatggggtgcaggggtcaggactacagCATGTAAGATACAACAtaacatatggggtgcaggggtcagaagtatgtagagTATAGCATAACATATAGGGTGCAAAGGTCAGGACTATGTAGGGTACAACAtaacatatggggtgcaggggtcaggactatgtaaggtacaacataacatatggggtgcaggggtcaggactacagTATGTAAGATACAACATAAAATATGGGGCGCAGGGGTCAGGACTACAGTATGTAAGATACAACATAACATATggggtgcagaggtcaggactacaGTATGTAAGATACAACATAACATATGGGGTGCAGGGATCAGGACTACAATATGTAAGATACAACATAACATATGGGGTGCAGGGATCAGGACTACAGTATGTAAGATACAACAtaacatatggggtgcaggggtcaggactatgtaaggtACAACATAACATATGGGGTGCAGGGCTATGTAATATAGTGACCCTTACATTTCTGGTGACGTGATTATGGTGAAAAATGTCCATGGTGTTGATGGAAAAATTACCCGGTGAGGAAAAATACTCCCCAAAGTTGGCGGTAGGAAAAATTCCCAAGTATTGGTGGTCAGTTAGAAGAAAAAAACCcacatcagtggtcagtggaagaagacCTGCTTGCATAATCAGGTAGCTTGGTCCTGCAGCCACTTAATCTCTTCTATGATTAACAACTTCAGAGGCCTCCTATTCATTTCTTTGGTGGGACATGTTCAGGGTCTGAAGAACTGAGGAATCTGTTCCAATATGAGGACAGTCCTGTGCAAATTTGGAGGGAATAACAGTTATAGTTGCATGatatttctcagggtgggtttcctgatggtgacaacagtggaccaaacatgtgtaatgtgtgttgaaacggCCACTAGTAGTCTCCATCTGAAGCtttaacagggtgacaacacatgagcacaattgggagacagggacagagtgttgtcaccctataacaagaagtgcctgaacaaggatcttaATGGCAGGATCAGACGGGATTATTTCAATGAAAGCTGCAGGTTTAAAGAtaatgaaaattacttttgaatgttaatttaacattaacatttttatgagagtttagtgattgggtttacatctactttaaatataTATTAAGCACATAGCAATAAAATGTAATTACATATGCATTTATAATCTCAGTTAACCAATGATATATGTAGTGATTAGAATAAAAGACATTTATTTGGTATATACTGTAGTAATGATTGGGTGTAGGTAATGAGGGGCTGTGCTGGTATAAAATATAATGAGTATGTAGAGTCCTTCAGACCTCAGTAAGCAGAcagctcctgagtagggatgagccgaacaccccccggttcggttcgcaccagaacctgcgaacggaccgaaaattcgcacgaacgttagaaccccattgacgtctatgggactcgaacgttcgaaatcaaaagtgctcattttaaaggctaatttgcatggtattgtcctaaaaagggtttggggacccgggtcctaccccaggggacatgtatcaatgcaaaaaaaaacttctaaaaacggccgttttttcgggagcagtgattttaatgatgcttaaagttaaaaaaaagtgaaatattcctttaaatatcgtacctgaggggtgtctatagtatgcctgtaaagtggcgtgtgtttcccgtgtttacaacagtccctgcacaaaatgtcatttttaaaggaaaaaatctcatttaaaactgcttgtgggtttaatgtaatgtcgggacctggcaatatggatgaaaatcagtgagacaaacggcatgggtaccccccagtccattaccaggccctttgggtcttgtatggatattaaggggaaccccgcacccaaattaaaataaggaaaggtgtggggccaccaggccctatatactctgaacagcagtataca is a window from the Aquarana catesbeiana isolate 2022-GZ linkage group LG03, ASM4218655v1, whole genome shotgun sequence genome containing:
- the LOC141134886 gene encoding uncharacterized protein, translating into MIRVLPFFITTHILLLKKDLPASVLSVDVSFFAQCSTCRMEVRLLLLLLLLHGVTLFCAVNGDNMTEENIRDTQSVTSRPTTMQNITTLQCDNCTKKTKHPTTHVLPTNHSAQGPSPSPSPTEYIVIGISGVCLRIKAIFIVMLNTTKITNITIPSPPITLASGVCSEGEAWLGLIFPGGDLSLTFMENKTDSLFYLGEVGFFIEEEDESNIGGFMSLETLVTPLGHSFTCEEVILRTAPNMSVVLLDVEVEAFTLKRDNFTRDSESTFIIYDNKYKTYEDIIRILSISSRHWSVTILVPWIYTVVFLLALPLNIMAVIMFLVKMKVTKPAVVYMLNLATADVLLISILPFYIVYRFLGSNWIFGEGMCRFVMAAFYCNMYCSILLMTSISVDRFLAVVYPVRSLPWRTVTRAWLVCGVIWVISLASTVPLLIQKQTMTLSVLDITMCYDSQHFGAYYIFSVFNSLPLFITTFCYIGIIRSLSRSKFDRTHKRSRAIRLTAVVLSLFLLCFGPTNVIYFIYYKQLIRNEDYSLYCTYIIFSSISSINCCLDPLIYYFASSQCQRYVYSLLRWKQDYCPPVHKEQSPLRTQFAQFIKSG